A window from Enterocloster bolteae encodes these proteins:
- a CDS encoding metallophosphoesterase, which yields MWKEAVSLAAAAGAACMLRSEYEKKHFSVEVTEIISPKLERDRNLIFLSDLHNNEFGRDNGELVAAIHRLNPDAVLSGGDMMVCKGKRDIKVPLKLFRQLAASYPVYCGNGNHENRMVWERSLYGDLYEEYRDAMTAMGVSYLEDSCAFLGRDLRIAGLDLAPCFYRKALYQKVPPMPPGYLERKLGKGPSDCKEEPFTILLAHSPLYFDSYARWGADLTLAGHFHGGTIRIPGLGGVMTPQYQFFLPWCAGDFERDGKRMIVSRGLGTHSINIRLNNRPQLVLIRLRRA from the coding sequence ATGTGGAAAGAAGCCGTTTCCCTGGCCGCAGCGGCAGGCGCTGCCTGTATGCTACGGTCCGAGTACGAAAAAAAGCATTTTTCAGTGGAAGTGACAGAGATCATTTCCCCTAAACTGGAAAGGGACAGGAACCTGATATTCCTGTCCGACCTTCACAATAACGAGTTTGGCCGGGACAACGGGGAACTGGTGGCAGCGATTCACCGTCTGAATCCGGACGCGGTATTATCCGGCGGAGATATGATGGTCTGCAAGGGAAAGCGGGACATAAAGGTCCCGCTGAAGCTGTTCCGCCAGCTGGCAGCCAGCTATCCGGTTTACTGCGGCAACGGAAACCATGAGAACCGCATGGTGTGGGAGCGCAGCTTATACGGGGACCTCTACGAGGAGTACAGGGATGCCATGACCGCCATGGGCGTCAGCTACCTGGAGGACAGCTGTGCTTTTCTGGGAAGGGACTTAAGGATTGCCGGTCTGGATTTAGCCCCCTGTTTCTACCGGAAGGCCCTGTACCAGAAGGTGCCGCCCATGCCCCCGGGCTATCTGGAACGGAAACTGGGCAAAGGACCGTCTGACTGCAAGGAGGAGCCCTTCACCATTCTTCTGGCCCATTCCCCTCTGTATTTTGATTCCTATGCCCGCTGGGGAGCGGATTTGACTCTGGCCGGACATTTTCACGGAGGCACCATCCGCATACCGGGACTGGGGGGAGTCATGACGCCCCAGTACCAGTTTTTCTTACCCTGGTGCGCCGGGGATTTTGAACGGGACGGGAAGCGGATGATTGTCAGCCGGGGACTGGGAACCCACTCTATTAACATCCGCCTGAACAACAGGCCCCAGCTGGTGCTAATCCGTTTGAGAAGGGCGTGA
- a CDS encoding deoxyuridine 5'-triphosphate nucleotidohydrolase, whose product MQRIAKFHKVSFEQFKADWADAFPDTSEEEIIHIYEGIRLPARATSGSAGYDFFTPVPLTLAPGESMKVPTGVRAEIDTGWVLQIFPRSSLGFKFRLQLNNTVGIIDSDYFYSDNEGHMFIKVTNDSREGKTVELGQGAGFAQGIFIPYGITADDECSDVRNGGFGSTDAR is encoded by the coding sequence ATGCAGAGAATTGCGAAATTTCATAAAGTTAGTTTTGAACAGTTTAAGGCAGATTGGGCTGATGCTTTCCCGGATACATCGGAGGAAGAGATAATACATATTTATGAAGGGATCCGGCTTCCGGCCAGAGCCACTTCCGGCTCCGCTGGATATGATTTCTTTACTCCGGTTCCCCTTACCCTGGCCCCTGGTGAGAGCATGAAGGTCCCCACCGGCGTCAGGGCGGAGATTGACACTGGCTGGGTGCTCCAGATTTTTCCGCGCAGCAGCCTGGGATTTAAATTCAGGCTCCAGCTGAACAACACGGTGGGAATCATTGACAGCGATTATTTTTATTCAGACAATGAAGGCCATATGTTCATTAAGGTGACCAATGATTCCAGGGAGGGAAAGACTGTGGAGCTGGGACAGGGCGCCGGATTTGCACAGGGAATTTTCATTCCTTACGGCATCACCGCGGACGACGAATGCAGTGATGTGCGCAACGGCGGTTTTGGAAGTACGGATGCAAGGTAG
- a CDS encoding manganese efflux pump: protein MLGSLILVFALCTDTFVASLAYGANRVHVGWGKVALLNGICSGCLGLALGLGNVISSVLPGDVTRIICFVSLFLLGFIKFLDYSIKAYINRHCCIRRNLSFSLSGLKVIVNIYGDPMAADVDGSQSLGWKETVFLALAMSIDSLVAGTMAALLDIPVAATLALSFAVGVCMMYGGLWLGRKVASRFRCDLSWISGVLLMVLALMKVLH from the coding sequence ATGCTTGGAAGTCTGATTTTAGTATTTGCTCTCTGTACAGATACCTTTGTGGCCAGCCTTGCATATGGAGCCAACCGGGTCCATGTGGGCTGGGGAAAGGTAGCTTTGTTAAACGGTATATGCAGCGGATGCCTGGGGCTGGCCCTGGGGCTGGGAAACGTTATAAGCTCTGTCCTTCCGGGGGATGTGACCAGGATTATCTGCTTTGTAAGCCTGTTTCTGCTGGGATTCATCAAGTTCCTGGATTACAGCATTAAGGCCTATATCAACCGCCATTGCTGTATCCGCCGTAATCTCAGCTTTTCCCTGTCTGGACTGAAGGTCATAGTCAATATTTACGGAGACCCCATGGCGGCGGACGTGGACGGCTCCCAGTCCCTTGGATGGAAGGAGACCGTATTCCTGGCTCTGGCCATGTCCATTGACAGCCTGGTGGCCGGAACCATGGCAGCCCTGCTTGATATTCCTGTGGCCGCAACCCTGGCACTGTCATTTGCCGTGGGAGTATGTATGATGTACGGCGGCCTGTGGCTGGGGCGCAAGGTGGCCTCACGCTTCCGGTGCGACCTGTCCTGGATTAGCGGCGTCCTGCTGATGGTCCTGGCTTTGATGAAGGTCCTTCATTGA
- a CDS encoding helix-turn-helix transcriptional regulator produces the protein MKISYNSQPQRNLIGNQIFKLRKSRKLSQKEMAAQLQVQGYYFSELTILRIEKGKRLVTDIELKILCDYFRITPNDLLGYGDGGRLV, from the coding sequence ATGAAAATTTCCTACAATTCCCAGCCGCAGAGAAATCTCATTGGCAACCAGATTTTCAAGCTGCGCAAAAGCAGAAAACTATCCCAGAAGGAAATGGCTGCCCAGCTACAGGTGCAGGGCTATTATTTCAGCGAACTGACCATACTCAGAATAGAGAAGGGCAAACGTCTTGTGACGGACATTGAGCTTAAGATACTTTGCGATTATTTCCGCATCACCCCTAACGATCTGTTGGGATATGGTGATGGCGGCCGTCTGGTATAG
- a CDS encoding helix-turn-helix domain-containing protein: MMSYELERIEELCRERGWSHYRLALEMDTSPNNIGNLFRRTTVPSIPTIRRICEVMGITMAQFYSTDGIQVTLNEQQRRIMDLYDKLDPLDKSKAEAYMEGLSAKAKDI; the protein is encoded by the coding sequence ATGATGAGTTATGAGCTGGAGCGCATAGAAGAGCTTTGCAGAGAGCGGGGATGGAGTCATTACCGCCTGGCACTGGAGATGGATACTTCCCCCAATAATATAGGCAACCTGTTCAGACGTACCACGGTTCCCAGTATACCGACCATACGGCGTATCTGCGAAGTCATGGGGATAACCATGGCCCAGTTCTACAGCACCGACGGCATACAGGTTACCCTGAACGAACAGCAGAGGCGGATTATGGACCTGTATGATAAATTGGACCCTCTGGATAAATCAAAGGCAGAAGCCTACATGGAAGGACTGTCAGCCAAGGCAAAAGATATATAG
- a CDS encoding ribonucleoside triphosphate reductase gives MIQVVKRDGEVAEFSLNKITEAIKKAFRATSKDYNNEILELLSLRVTADFQNKMKDGRISVEEIQDSVEHVLEQTGYTDVAKAYILYRKQREKIRNMNSTILDYKDVVNSYVKVEDWRVKENSTVTYSVGGLILSNSGAVTANYWLSEIYDQEIAEAHRNADIHIHDLSMLTGYCAGWSLKQLLMEGLGGITGKITSSPAKHLSVLCNQMVNFLGIMQNEWAGAQAFSSFDTYLAPFVKADNLSYPEVKKCIESFIYGVNTPSRWGTQAPFSNITLDWTVPDDMAEMNAIVGGRETDFKYKDCKKEMDLINKAFIETMIEGDANGRGFQYPIPTYSITNEFDWSDTENNRLLFEMTSKYGTPYFSNYINSDMQPSDVRSMCCRLRLDLRELRKKTGGFFGSGESTGSVGVVTINMPRIAYQAKDEADFYARLDHMMDVSARSLKTKRQVITKLLNQGLYPYTKRYLGTFENHFSTIGLIGMNEAGLNARWVRKDMTHRECQEFTKNVLNHMRERLSDYQELYGDLYNLEATPAESTTYRLAKHDKQRYPDIITAGEEGDTPYYTNSSHLPVDYTEDVFDALDIQDELQTLYTSGTVFHAFLGEKMPDWKAAANLVRTVAENYKLPYYTLSPTYSICKCHGYLIGEHFTCPICGEKAEVYSRITGYYRPVQNWNEGKTQEYKNRTNYNIGQSQLKHGVSRITADTRERTDIARTESSHQGKEKGGALTHLYLFTTKTCPNCVSAKEFLKGQDYQIIDAEERPDLAEKFGIMQAPTLVIVSDGIVQKFANASNIRRFVEQNHTSTVKA, from the coding sequence ATGATTCAGGTAGTTAAAAGGGATGGGGAAGTTGCCGAGTTTAGTCTGAATAAGATAACAGAGGCCATCAAAAAGGCATTCAGGGCAACATCCAAAGATTACAACAATGAGATTCTGGAGTTATTATCCTTAAGGGTGACTGCGGATTTTCAGAATAAGATGAAGGATGGAAGGATTTCTGTGGAAGAAATCCAGGACAGCGTGGAGCATGTCCTTGAACAGACCGGATACACAGATGTGGCAAAGGCTTACATTTTATATAGGAAGCAGCGGGAAAAGATACGGAACATGAACAGCACGATCCTGGATTACAAGGACGTGGTGAACAGCTATGTAAAGGTGGAGGACTGGCGCGTAAAGGAGAATTCCACGGTTACCTATTCCGTGGGAGGGCTGATTCTCAGCAACTCCGGGGCCGTGACTGCCAACTACTGGCTCAGTGAAATTTACGACCAGGAGATAGCGGAAGCTCACCGCAATGCGGACATCCACATCCACGATTTGTCCATGCTTACCGGATACTGTGCGGGCTGGTCCTTAAAGCAGCTCCTTATGGAAGGCCTGGGAGGCATCACGGGAAAGATTACCTCCTCGCCGGCAAAGCATCTGTCCGTGCTCTGCAACCAGATGGTCAACTTCCTTGGAATCATGCAGAATGAATGGGCCGGAGCCCAGGCATTTTCTTCCTTTGATACATACCTTGCTCCCTTTGTAAAAGCAGATAATTTAAGCTATCCGGAGGTGAAAAAGTGCATTGAGTCCTTTATCTATGGAGTGAACACCCCCAGCCGCTGGGGCACCCAGGCACCTTTCTCCAACATCACCCTGGACTGGACTGTTCCGGATGACATGGCAGAGATGAATGCCATTGTCGGCGGTAGAGAGACGGACTTTAAGTATAAAGACTGCAAAAAAGAGATGGACCTGATTAACAAGGCATTCATCGAGACTATGATTGAAGGTGATGCCAACGGACGCGGGTTCCAGTACCCCATCCCCACCTATTCCATTACCAATGAATTTGACTGGTCAGATACAGAGAACAACCGGCTTCTGTTTGAGATGACATCCAAGTACGGAACGCCCTACTTCTCCAACTATATCAACAGTGATATGCAGCCAAGCGATGTCCGCAGCATGTGCTGCCGTCTCCGTCTGGACCTCAGGGAGCTGCGCAAGAAGACAGGCGGATTCTTCGGCTCCGGCGAGAGCACCGGTTCCGTGGGCGTGGTGACCATCAACATGCCAAGAATCGCTTACCAGGCCAAGGACGAGGCTGACTTCTATGCAAGGCTGGACCACATGATGGATGTGTCTGCCCGTTCCTTAAAGACCAAGCGCCAGGTCATAACAAAGCTTTTGAACCAGGGGCTGTATCCCTACACCAAGAGATATCTGGGCACCTTTGAGAACCATTTTTCCACCATCGGTCTCATAGGCATGAACGAGGCAGGCCTCAATGCCAGATGGGTCAGAAAGGATATGACTCACAGGGAGTGCCAGGAGTTTACCAAGAACGTGCTGAACCACATGAGGGAACGCCTGTCGGATTACCAGGAGCTGTACGGCGACCTTTACAACCTGGAGGCTACGCCGGCTGAGTCCACCACCTACCGTCTGGCCAAGCATGACAAGCAGCGCTATCCCGACATTATCACTGCCGGAGAAGAGGGGGATACGCCGTATTACACCAACAGTTCCCATCTTCCCGTGGATTATACGGAGGATGTATTTGACGCTTTGGACATCCAGGATGAGCTTCAGACCCTGTATACATCAGGAACTGTGTTCCACGCGTTCCTGGGCGAGAAGATGCCTGACTGGAAGGCCGCGGCCAATCTGGTGCGCACGGTTGCTGAGAACTACAAGCTGCCTTACTATACATTGTCGCCTACCTATTCCATCTGCAAGTGCCACGGATACTTGATTGGGGAGCATTTTACCTGTCCAATCTGCGGGGAGAAGGCAGAGGTCTACAGCCGTATTACCGGCTATTACCGTCCGGTCCAGAACTGGAACGAAGGCAAGACCCAGGAATACAAGAACCGTACCAACTACAACATAGGCCAATCCCAGTTAAAGCATGGCGTGTCCAGAATCACGGCAGATACCAGGGAGAGGACGGACATTGCCAGAACAGAGAGTTCCCATCAGGGGAAGGAGAAGGGAGGCGCCTTGACTCACCTGTATCTCTTTACCACCAAGACCTGCCCCAACTGCGTATCGGCAAAGGAGTTCTTAAAGGGACAGGATTACCAGATTATTGATGCGGAGGAGCGTCCTGACTTGGCGGAAAAATTCGGCATCATGCAGGCGCCTACCCTGGTGATTGTCAGTGACGGCATCGTGCAGAAGTTTGCCAATGCTTCCAACATCCGCAGGTTTGTGGAGCAGAATCATACAAGTACAGTAAAGGCATAA
- a CDS encoding segregation and condensation protein A yields METISYKLEHFEGPLDLLLHLIEKNKINIYDIPIVEITAQYLDYVRHMEREDLNIVSEFLVMAATLLDIKAKMLLPKEVDEEGEEIDPRAELVMRLLEYKKYRLMADELADREDGALKHLYKPSTLPPEVAKYEPPVDLDKLLDGLTLAKLQRIFEQVMKRKEDKIDPIRSNFGTIHREPVSLEQKIGNVLLYARRKRRFSFRELLEGQPDKLEVVVTFLAVLELMKIGKIHLSQEETFGDMDIETLEQEGEEEELDLAQLGDFEG; encoded by the coding sequence ATGGAAACCATATCCTATAAGCTGGAGCATTTTGAAGGTCCCTTGGATCTGCTGCTCCACCTCATTGAGAAAAATAAGATAAACATATATGATATTCCCATTGTGGAAATCACGGCCCAGTACCTGGACTATGTGCGCCATATGGAGCGGGAGGACTTAAATATTGTCAGCGAGTTCCTGGTAATGGCGGCCACGCTGCTTGACATTAAGGCTAAGATGCTCCTTCCCAAGGAAGTGGATGAGGAAGGGGAGGAAATAGACCCCAGGGCAGAGCTGGTTATGCGCTTACTGGAATATAAGAAGTACAGGCTGATGGCCGATGAACTGGCTGACAGGGAGGATGGGGCTCTAAAGCATCTCTATAAGCCCTCCACCCTGCCGCCGGAGGTTGCCAAATATGAGCCTCCGGTGGACCTGGACAAGCTCCTTGACGGACTTACGCTGGCTAAGCTCCAGAGAATCTTTGAGCAGGTAATGAAGCGCAAGGAGGACAAGATTGACCCTATCCGGAGCAATTTCGGAACCATACACAGGGAACCCGTAAGCCTGGAACAGAAGATAGGAAACGTGCTTCTTTACGCCAGGAGGAAGCGCAGATTCAGCTTCAGGGAACTTCTGGAGGGACAGCCGGACAAGCTGGAGGTGGTGGTTACCTTCCTGGCGGTTTTGGAGCTTATGAAGATAGGAAAGATTCATTTGAGCCAGGAGGAGACCTTTGGGGACATGGACATAGAGACCCTGGAGCAGGAAGGCGAGGAAGAGGAGCTGGATTTGGCCCAACTGGGTGATTTTGAAGGATGA
- a CDS encoding HpcH/HpaI aldolase family protein: MKTLKEKLRDRDELSGMHICLTEPCISEMCAGLGYDFLWIDTEHTAIDYQVLLYHLMGAKAGGTDTLVRIPWNNQVLAKRVLEMGPTGIIIPMVNTAQELDAAMQATLYPPYGIRGFGPLRAVRYGLDDADSFIESSRQQLVRCVQIETKTAVKNLKEMVKNPYVDCFILGPCDLSGSIGELNRVFEDHTSSLVDEAVAIINESGKSSGVSTGSDDPEIIRYWHEKGINVISAGSDYVHIMDGARKELNMLRQIQAK; the protein is encoded by the coding sequence ATGAAAACTTTAAAGGAGAAGCTGAGAGACAGGGATGAATTGTCAGGGATGCATATATGCCTGACAGAACCCTGTATCAGTGAGATGTGTGCCGGATTGGGATATGATTTTTTGTGGATTGACACCGAGCACACAGCCATTGATTACCAGGTGCTGCTGTACCATCTGATGGGTGCAAAGGCAGGCGGTACGGATACACTGGTTCGTATTCCATGGAATAACCAGGTATTGGCAAAAAGAGTGCTGGAGATGGGCCCTACGGGAATCATCATTCCGATGGTCAATACAGCCCAGGAGCTGGACGCTGCCATGCAGGCCACCCTGTATCCGCCTTATGGGATTAGGGGATTTGGCCCCTTGCGGGCAGTGAGGTACGGGCTGGATGATGCGGATTCATTTATAGAGTCATCCAGGCAGCAGCTGGTCCGGTGTGTACAGATTGAGACAAAGACAGCAGTAAAGAATCTGAAAGAAATGGTCAAGAACCCTTATGTGGACTGCTTTATTCTGGGGCCCTGCGACTTGTCCGGCTCCATAGGGGAGCTGAACCGTGTATTTGAGGACCATACCAGCAGCCTGGTTGATGAGGCGGTGGCGATCATCAATGAGAGCGGAAAGTCTTCCGGCGTATCCACAGGCAGCGATGACCCGGAAATCATACGCTACTGGCATGAAAAGGGCATTAACGTGATATCGGCTGGTTCAGATTATGTACATATTATGGACGGCGCCCGAAAGGAACTAAACATGTTGAGACAGATTCAGGCAAAATAG
- the scpB gene encoding SMC-Scp complex subunit ScpB: MSSKDRIEALEAGAGVVETRTGKLAGSEKREAKEQEGQMELAFPPTEDEKEQEAVIEAVLFTMGRSVELRQLAASIGQPEEVARKAVERLIKRYRSARSGMEITQLEDSYQMCTKAAYYENLIRVASAPKKQVLTEVVLETLSIIAYKQPVTKMEIEKIRGVKSDHAVNRLVEYNLVYEVGRLDAPGRPALFATTEEFLRRFGVGSVQDLPDLGPEQEAEIKAEVEEELQLKLEELTVEAASGEAAETAETAMETAETAETAMEAAETAETAMEAAETAGTAMEAAATAEETAVAREPEA, encoded by the coding sequence ATGAGTAGTAAAGACAGAATAGAAGCCCTGGAGGCCGGAGCCGGCGTGGTTGAAACCCGCACCGGAAAGCTGGCCGGAAGTGAGAAAAGAGAAGCAAAGGAGCAGGAAGGGCAGATGGAGCTTGCCTTTCCTCCTACAGAGGATGAAAAAGAGCAGGAGGCGGTTATAGAGGCAGTGCTCTTTACCATGGGAAGGTCGGTGGAGCTTCGCCAGCTGGCGGCATCCATCGGCCAGCCGGAAGAAGTGGCCAGGAAGGCAGTGGAGCGCCTGATAAAGCGGTACAGGTCAGCCAGAAGCGGCATGGAGATAACCCAGCTGGAGGACAGCTACCAGATGTGTACCAAGGCAGCCTACTACGAAAACCTGATACGGGTGGCCTCTGCCCCCAAAAAACAGGTGCTGACGGAAGTGGTGCTTGAGACCCTGTCCATCATTGCCTATAAGCAGCCTGTGACCAAGATGGAGATTGAGAAGATACGAGGCGTCAAGTCAGACCACGCGGTGAACCGTCTGGTGGAATACAACCTGGTATACGAGGTGGGCCGCCTGGACGCGCCCGGCCGGCCGGCTCTTTTTGCCACCACAGAGGAATTTCTGCGCAGGTTCGGCGTGGGATCGGTCCAGGATTTGCCGGATTTGGGTCCTGAGCAGGAAGCGGAGATCAAGGCGGAGGTGGAGGAGGAGCTGCAGCTTAAGCTGGAGGAACTGACGGTTGAGGCTGCATCTGGGGAAGCCGCTGAGACGGCCGAGACCGCCATGGAAACCGCTGAGACGGCCGAGACCGCCATGGAAGCCGCTGAGACGGCCGAGACCGCCATGGAAGCCGCTGAGACGGCCGGGACTGCCATGGAAGCCGCCGCGACGGCTGAGGAAACAGCCGTGGCCCGGGAACCGGAAGCCTGA
- a CDS encoding tetratricopeptide repeat protein has product MGSRGQRSYSSGRRPQSKGQHPGYGGKRPVSNAARRRRRRNRIIRAVIAWAVCIFLVGLIAAGTFRLVAHMTTSKKRQFRAEGIEKLEAGDYAGAIGSFDTALEKSGKGAEDFNRDVLLYRADAEFLLKDYNAAIHTYDLLLEMKPDTPEYMYRQSSCYARLGDTDNALERYQEAKALDKKDKPVPGRQEALLAAGSACVDAKEYDKAMALYEDALKDGMEHGEIYNQMGLCQMAAEDYQSAYDSFDKGYQVAAAAQAVALQEKDRKTGKETDKKETKDGDAGEGAGGENAPAVAAEADGFRELLKELSYNRAAACEHLQQYDKALALFEDFVKEFGSNEDAEHEIAFLKTR; this is encoded by the coding sequence ATGGGAAGTCGTGGACAGAGGTCATACAGCAGCGGGCGCAGGCCCCAGTCAAAGGGGCAGCACCCCGGATACGGAGGAAAAAGGCCGGTTTCCAATGCAGCGCGCAGGCGCCGCAGGAGAAACCGGATTATCAGGGCGGTCATTGCGTGGGCAGTCTGCATCTTTCTCGTGGGGTTGATTGCAGCGGGAACATTCCGGCTGGTGGCGCATATGACCACCTCCAAGAAGCGCCAGTTCCGTGCAGAGGGTATAGAGAAGCTGGAGGCAGGAGATTATGCAGGGGCCATCGGATCCTTTGATACGGCTCTTGAAAAGTCTGGCAAGGGAGCAGAGGATTTCAACCGGGATGTGCTCTTATACAGGGCGGATGCAGAGTTTCTGTTAAAGGATTATAATGCGGCTATCCACACCTATGACCTTCTTCTGGAGATGAAGCCGGACACACCGGAGTATATGTACAGGCAGAGCAGCTGCTATGCCCGGCTTGGAGATACGGATAATGCCCTTGAGCGCTACCAGGAGGCTAAGGCGCTGGATAAGAAGGACAAGCCGGTGCCCGGCAGGCAGGAGGCCCTGCTGGCCGCAGGAAGCGCCTGTGTGGACGCGAAGGAATACGATAAGGCCATGGCGCTTTATGAAGACGCACTGAAGGATGGGATGGAACATGGTGAAATCTATAATCAAATGGGTCTATGCCAGATGGCTGCAGAGGATTACCAGAGTGCTTATGATTCTTTTGACAAAGGGTACCAGGTAGCGGCTGCTGCCCAGGCTGTGGCTCTACAGGAGAAAGACCGGAAAACAGGCAAGGAGACGGACAAAAAAGAAACGAAGGATGGGGACGCCGGGGAAGGGGCAGGCGGGGAAAACGCGCCGGCTGTCGCGGCAGAAGCAGACGGCTTCAGGGAACTTTTGAAGGAGCTTTCGTATAACCGGGCCGCTGCCTGCGAACACTTACAGCAGTACGACAAAGCCCTGGCATTATTTGAGGACTTTGTAAAGGAGTTTGGCTCCAATGAAGATGCGGAGCATGAGATTGCATTTTTGAAAACGAGGTAG
- the hflX gene encoding GTPase HflX yields MAELIDLSELQEKVILVAVSTAEEEDTPASLDELEELASTAGAVTVARIIQNRERVHPGTYLGKGKIDEVRELLWDTRATGVICDDELSPAQLRNLEDALDTKVMDRTMVILDIFASRASTREGKIQVELAQLKYRAVRLVGMRNSLSRLGGGIGTRGPGEKKLETDRRLIHQRIGQLKEELADVKRHREVTRQQREKNFALSAAIVGYTNAGKSTLLNRLTGAGILAEDKLFATLDPTTRSYTLEDGQQILLTDTVGFIRKLPHHLIEAFKSTLEEARYSDIVLHVVDCSNPQMDMQMHVVKETLEELEIVDKTIVTVFNKVDRFRELEAGENSGVMQIPRDFSSDYQVRISARTGEGLEELQKVLQAIIRSRRILLEKVFPYSQAGRIQTIRKYGQLLEEEYQEDGIAVKAYVPAELFGKLYSN; encoded by the coding sequence ATGGCAGAATTAATTGATTTGAGTGAACTGCAGGAAAAGGTAATACTGGTGGCGGTGAGCACTGCCGAGGAGGAGGACACGCCCGCTTCCCTGGATGAGCTGGAAGAGCTGGCCTCCACGGCAGGGGCTGTAACTGTGGCCAGAATCATCCAGAACCGGGAAAGGGTACATCCGGGCACCTATCTGGGGAAGGGTAAGATAGACGAGGTGAGAGAGCTGTTATGGGATACCCGGGCCACAGGCGTTATCTGCGATGATGAGCTGTCACCGGCCCAGCTCAGGAACCTGGAGGATGCTCTGGACACCAAGGTCATGGACAGGACCATGGTCATACTGGATATCTTTGCTTCACGGGCCAGCACAAGAGAGGGCAAGATTCAGGTGGAGCTGGCCCAGTTAAAATACAGGGCCGTGCGTCTGGTGGGAATGCGCAATTCCTTGTCCCGTCTGGGAGGCGGCATAGGAACCAGAGGTCCCGGTGAGAAAAAGCTGGAAACAGACCGCAGGCTTATCCATCAGCGAATCGGCCAGCTTAAAGAGGAACTGGCTGATGTGAAGCGCCACCGGGAGGTGACCAGGCAGCAGAGAGAGAAGAATTTTGCTCTTTCCGCGGCGATTGTGGGCTATACCAATGCAGGAAAGTCCACCCTGCTCAACCGTCTGACCGGGGCGGGAATCCTGGCGGAGGATAAGCTTTTTGCCACCCTGGACCCCACCACCAGGAGCTATACCCTGGAGGATGGCCAGCAGATACTGCTTACAGACACCGTGGGATTTATCCGCAAGCTTCCCCATCATCTGATTGAAGCCTTTAAGAGTACGCTGGAGGAGGCGCGCTACAGCGATATCGTCCTCCATGTGGTGGACTGCTCCAATCCGCAGATGGACATGCAGATGCACGTGGTGAAGGAGACGCTGGAGGAACTGGAGATTGTGGATAAGACCATAGTCACCGTGTTCAATAAGGTGGACCGTTTCCGTGAGCTGGAGGCCGGGGAGAACAGCGGTGTCATGCAGATTCCCAGGGATTTTTCATCAGACTACCAGGTGAGGATATCGGCCAGGACAGGAGAGGGACTGGAAGAACTGCAGAAGGTGCTCCAGGCCATTATACGCAGCAGGCGGATTCTGTTGGAAAAAGTTTTTCCATACAGCCAGGCAGGGCGTATCCAGACCATCCGCAAGTACGGTCAGCTTCTGGAGGAGGAATACCAGGAGGATGGAATTGCAGTAAAGGCATATGTGCCGGCAGAGCTTTTCGGAAAGCTGTATTCCAATTGA